The following are encoded together in the Pseudidiomarina andamanensis genome:
- a CDS encoding NAD-dependent succinate-semialdehyde dehydrogenase codes for MSTHTMRSLVQTNAFIDGHWIPTDKRFVVTNPATGETLAEVADGDAAMAERAVEAAHKALSHWREKTPKQRADLLRRWYQSMLDNKQALGELMSAEQGKPIAEAIGEIEYGASFVDWFAGEAERCYGDILPTVSNDKRSWIIKQPVGVCAAITPWNFPNAMITRKVAPALAAGCTIVVKPPQLTPLSALALAQLASEVGIPDGVINFVPTTQAKEVGEVFTQHPRVKKFTFTGSTSVGKALMEQCAQTMKKVSLELGGNAPFIVFDDADIEVAVRELIACKFRNAGQTCISANRVLVQESVHDAFVEELEKSLATIKVAPGDADEVDYGPLINKDAIDKVEELLKDAQQHGAKLVTGGKVLTELGELFYAPTLLTEVTQAMRIAQEEIFGPVIAVQTFTDEAQGISRANDTPFGLAGYFCAQDYTRIQRVSEQLECGMLGINAGAISHAYNAFGGVKESGIGREGSRYGLAEYQETKNITLGGFA; via the coding sequence ATGTCAACACATACCATGCGTTCACTCGTCCAAACCAATGCATTTATAGATGGTCATTGGATTCCAACCGATAAACGCTTCGTGGTGACCAACCCAGCCACTGGTGAAACACTTGCTGAGGTAGCTGACGGTGATGCAGCGATGGCTGAGCGAGCAGTCGAGGCCGCGCATAAAGCGCTGAGTCACTGGCGTGAGAAAACACCGAAGCAGCGAGCTGATTTGTTACGCCGCTGGTATCAGAGCATGCTCGATAACAAGCAAGCGCTTGGCGAACTCATGAGTGCTGAGCAGGGCAAACCAATTGCCGAAGCCATTGGAGAAATTGAATATGGCGCCAGCTTTGTTGATTGGTTCGCCGGTGAAGCAGAACGTTGTTATGGTGATATTTTACCGACTGTTTCGAACGATAAACGAAGCTGGATTATCAAACAACCTGTTGGTGTATGCGCGGCAATCACGCCGTGGAACTTCCCCAATGCCATGATTACCCGCAAGGTTGCCCCTGCCCTTGCGGCTGGCTGTACCATTGTGGTGAAGCCGCCACAACTCACACCACTCTCGGCGCTAGCACTAGCGCAGCTTGCCAGCGAAGTGGGCATTCCTGATGGCGTGATTAATTTTGTGCCGACAACGCAAGCAAAGGAAGTTGGTGAAGTTTTCACCCAACATCCTCGTGTCAAAAAATTCACCTTCACCGGTTCTACCTCAGTTGGAAAAGCGCTGATGGAACAATGCGCGCAAACCATGAAGAAGGTATCTCTTGAATTAGGCGGCAACGCGCCATTTATTGTCTTTGATGATGCCGATATTGAGGTTGCTGTGCGCGAGTTGATTGCGTGTAAATTCCGAAATGCAGGTCAAACGTGTATCAGCGCCAACCGAGTCTTAGTGCAAGAGTCTGTACATGATGCATTCGTTGAAGAACTCGAGAAATCATTGGCAACGATCAAAGTTGCTCCTGGTGATGCCGATGAAGTGGACTATGGCCCCCTCATTAACAAAGATGCGATAGACAAAGTCGAAGAACTGCTCAAAGATGCGCAGCAACACGGCGCTAAGCTTGTCACGGGTGGAAAAGTATTAACAGAGCTCGGTGAATTATTCTACGCTCCTACGTTACTTACTGAGGTAACTCAGGCTATGCGGATTGCGCAGGAAGAAATATTTGGACCTGTCATTGCGGTGCAAACATTTACCGATGAGGCGCAAGGTATATCACGCGCCAATGACACACCATTCGGTTTGGCAGGCTATTTCTGCGCGCAAGACTATACACGTATTCAACGAGTCAGCGAGCAGCTCGAATGTGGCATGCTTGGGATTAATGCCGGGGCCATTTCTCACGCTTACAACGCATTTGGCGGCGTAAAAGAATCAGGTATCGGTCGTGAAGGATCACGTTACGGTTTGGCTGAGTATCAAGAAACTAAAAATATCACACTAGGCGGCTTTGCATGA
- a CDS encoding DEAD/DEAH box helicase → MSEVMTGQSFADLALPAVVLKQLEKMNFTQPTPIQLQAIPALIEGKNVLGEAQTGTGKTAAFGLPGLSAIDTKERATQMLVVAPTRELAIQVAEAVAEFGQQMRGLEVATVYGGAAFGPQIKALRGGAHVVVGTPGRLLDLLNKGVLNLSSLRLAVLDEADEMLNMGFIDDIETIMGAVPNTSQRALFSATMPPAIRKLAKTFLVTEAGEQPLNIQIAAIEKAKATIRQRAWLVRGLSKMQALTRLLETLEYQRVLIFVRTRSDTMDVTEQLQASGFKASPLSGDLNQAQREQTVAQLRSGRIEILVATDVVARGLDVPEITHVVNYDLPGDSESYVHRIGRTGRAGRSGEAILFYRNKEKHLLRTYERLTNGTIEYFEVPNAKELSAHRQQKLQEQIVTTAAGGQFNELNEIIAKMQADTGLSAEQIAAALLAQQNSQRPLIVADDPAPRKFEERTERRGKRDARDSRDSRDGREKRSSRDRRDANVEFDTYRIQVGREHGARPQDIVGAIANEADMDSRFIGQIQLFDGHSLVELPKGMPTAVVRVLQRARVRQQQMGLELAPGEQITRRPRPPTGERPPFKGAQRRGDKGGRGNSGERRARRAQ, encoded by the coding sequence ATGTCTGAAGTAATGACTGGCCAATCGTTTGCCGATTTGGCCCTGCCTGCTGTTGTGCTTAAACAGCTAGAAAAAATGAATTTCACCCAACCTACACCAATTCAGTTGCAAGCAATTCCTGCCTTGATTGAAGGCAAGAACGTGCTTGGCGAAGCGCAAACCGGTACCGGTAAGACAGCTGCATTTGGTTTACCAGGTTTATCTGCAATCGATACCAAAGAACGAGCAACCCAAATGTTGGTGGTAGCACCAACGCGCGAACTTGCGATTCAAGTCGCTGAAGCCGTGGCTGAATTCGGTCAGCAAATGCGTGGTCTTGAGGTTGCTACAGTTTATGGTGGTGCAGCTTTTGGTCCACAAATTAAAGCCTTACGTGGTGGCGCTCATGTTGTTGTTGGTACGCCAGGTCGATTACTCGATTTATTGAACAAAGGCGTGTTGAACTTAAGCTCGCTTCGTTTAGCTGTATTAGATGAAGCGGATGAAATGCTGAACATGGGTTTCATTGACGATATCGAAACCATCATGGGTGCGGTACCGAACACTTCACAACGTGCATTATTCTCAGCGACAATGCCGCCGGCAATTCGTAAGTTAGCGAAGACTTTCCTTGTTACCGAAGCTGGTGAGCAACCATTAAATATTCAAATCGCTGCTATTGAAAAAGCGAAGGCGACCATTCGCCAACGCGCATGGTTAGTGCGTGGCTTGAGTAAAATGCAAGCGTTGACGCGCTTGTTAGAAACCTTGGAATATCAGCGCGTGTTGATTTTCGTACGTACACGTTCAGACACCATGGATGTTACTGAGCAGTTGCAAGCATCAGGATTTAAAGCATCACCATTAAGTGGTGACTTGAACCAAGCGCAGCGCGAGCAAACTGTTGCGCAGTTGCGTAGCGGTCGTATCGAAATCTTAGTCGCAACCGATGTTGTCGCTCGTGGTCTTGATGTGCCAGAAATCACGCACGTTGTGAATTATGATTTACCCGGCGATAGTGAATCTTATGTTCACCGAATCGGTCGTACAGGTCGTGCCGGACGTAGTGGTGAAGCTATTTTGTTCTATCGCAACAAAGAAAAACATTTGCTTCGCACATATGAGCGTTTAACCAACGGTACTATCGAGTATTTTGAAGTACCAAATGCGAAAGAATTGAGTGCGCATCGCCAACAGAAGTTGCAAGAGCAAATTGTAACGACGGCTGCTGGTGGTCAATTTAACGAATTGAACGAAATCATTGCGAAAATGCAAGCTGATACTGGTTTGTCAGCAGAGCAAATTGCAGCAGCTTTGTTAGCTCAGCAAAACTCACAGCGTCCGTTGATTGTTGCTGATGATCCGGCGCCTCGTAAATTTGAAGAGCGCACCGAACGTCGCGGTAAACGCGATGCTCGTGATAGCCGCGATAGTCGTGATGGTCGCGAAAAACGCAGCTCTCGAGATCGTCGTGATGCGAACGTTGAATTTGACACTTATCGCATTCAAGTTGGTCGTGAACACGGTGCTCGTCCACAAGATATCGTTGGTGCTATTGCAAATGAAGCTGATATGGATAGCCGTTTTATCGGTCAAATTCAGTTATTTGACGGTCATAGCTTGGTTGAGCTACCAAAAGGCATGCCGACAGCTGTTGTGCGCGTATTACAACGTGCGCGTGTGCGCCAACAGCAGATGGGTCTCGAATTAGCTCCAGGTGAGCAAATTACTCGTCGTCCACGCCCACCAACTGGCGAGCGCCCACCGTTTAAAGGTGCGCAACGTCGTGGTGATAAAGGCGGTCGCGGCAATTCTGGTGAACGTCGCGCTCGTCGCGCACAGTAA